In one window of Burkholderia cenocepacia DNA:
- the ribD gene encoding bifunctional diaminohydroxyphosphoribosylaminopyrimidine deaminase/5-amino-6-(5-phosphoribosylamino)uracil reductase RibD produces the protein MFSDTDFAHMQRALALAARGMYTTAPNPRVGCVIVKDGDVIGEGFTQPAGQDHAEVQALKDARSRGYDVAGSTVYVTLEPCSHFGRTPPCANALIDARVAKVVAAMEDPNPQVSGRGLGMLRDAGIDVRCGLLANEAGELNIGFVSRMTRGRPWVRMKTAASLDGRTALPSGESQWITGEAARLDGHAWRARACAILTGIGTVREDNPLLTVRGIDTPRQPQRILVDSRLDLPLDARLLEGAPLLIFCGRLDAAGELRANVLKSRGAEIVPLANAHGKVDLPAMLAALGARGVNELHVEAGHKLNGSLLRERCVDELLVYLAPSLLGADAAGMFDLAAPASLEARTRLSFHGIERLGDDLRILARVAPPDASH, from the coding sequence ATGTTCTCGGATACCGACTTCGCCCACATGCAGCGCGCGCTCGCGCTCGCGGCGCGCGGCATGTACACGACCGCGCCGAATCCGCGCGTCGGCTGCGTGATCGTCAAGGACGGCGACGTGATCGGCGAAGGCTTCACGCAGCCGGCCGGCCAGGACCACGCGGAAGTGCAGGCGCTCAAGGACGCGCGTTCGCGCGGCTACGACGTCGCGGGCTCGACCGTCTACGTGACGCTCGAACCGTGCAGCCATTTCGGCCGCACGCCGCCGTGCGCGAACGCGCTGATCGACGCGCGCGTCGCGAAGGTCGTCGCCGCGATGGAAGACCCGAACCCGCAGGTGTCGGGGCGCGGCCTCGGAATGCTGCGCGACGCGGGCATCGACGTGCGCTGCGGGCTGCTCGCGAATGAAGCCGGCGAGCTGAACATCGGCTTCGTGTCGCGGATGACGCGCGGCCGCCCGTGGGTGCGGATGAAGACCGCCGCATCGCTCGACGGCCGCACCGCGCTGCCCTCGGGCGAAAGCCAGTGGATCACTGGCGAGGCCGCGCGCCTCGACGGCCATGCGTGGCGCGCCCGCGCGTGCGCGATCCTCACCGGTATCGGCACCGTGCGCGAGGACAATCCGCTGCTGACCGTGCGCGGCATCGACACGCCGCGCCAGCCGCAACGCATCCTGGTGGACAGCCGCCTCGACCTGCCGCTCGACGCGCGGCTGCTCGAAGGCGCGCCGTTGCTGATCTTCTGCGGCCGGCTCGACGCCGCCGGCGAACTGCGCGCGAACGTGCTGAAGTCGCGCGGCGCGGAAATCGTGCCGCTCGCGAATGCGCACGGCAAGGTCGACCTGCCCGCGATGCTGGCGGCGCTCGGCGCGCGCGGCGTCAACGAGCTGCACGTCGAGGCCGGCCACAAACTGAACGGTTCGCTGCTGCGCGAACGCTGCGTCGACGAATTGCTGGTGTATCTGGCGCCGAGCCTGCTGGGCGCCGACGCGGCCGGCATGTTCGATCTCGCCGCGCCGGCCAGCCTCGAGGCGCGCACCCGGCTATCGTTCCACGGTATCGAACGGCTCGGCGACGACCTGCGCATCCTCGCGCGTGTCGCGCCGCCCGACGCCTCTCACTGA
- the ribBA gene encoding bifunctional 3,4-dihydroxy-2-butanone-4-phosphate synthase/GTP cyclohydrolase II, producing the protein MTLASTLDIIAELKAGRMVILVDEEDRENEGDLVIAAEFVTPEAINFMAKYGRGLVCLTLTQERCKQLHLPLMTYRNGTQYGTAFTVSIEAAEGVTTGISAADRAHTIATAVAHDVRPEHIVQPGHVFPIMAQPGGVLVRAGHTEAGCDFTALAGLTPAAVICEIIKDDGTMARLPDLIEFAKEHNLKIGTIADLIQYRSRTESIIERIAERTMQTAHGTFRAVLYRDQPSGSPHIALVRGAPSPDVDTPVRVHEPLSVLDLLETGISTHSWTLDAAMRDIAERDLGVIVLLNCGDTKEHLIDVFKAFDEEERAAALKRRPVDFKTFGIGAQILRDVGVGKMQVLSNPRKLGSMSGYGLEVTGFIPMPGGEAKSCPASHA; encoded by the coding sequence ATGACGCTCGCCTCCACGCTCGACATCATCGCCGAGCTGAAAGCCGGCCGGATGGTGATCCTGGTCGACGAAGAAGACCGCGAAAACGAGGGCGACCTCGTGATCGCCGCCGAATTCGTCACGCCGGAAGCGATCAACTTCATGGCCAAGTACGGCCGCGGCCTGGTTTGTCTGACGTTGACGCAGGAACGCTGCAAGCAGCTTCACCTGCCGCTGATGACCTACCGCAACGGCACGCAGTACGGCACCGCGTTCACGGTCAGCATCGAAGCGGCCGAGGGCGTGACGACCGGCATCTCGGCCGCCGACCGGGCGCACACGATCGCCACGGCGGTCGCGCACGACGTGCGCCCCGAGCACATCGTGCAGCCGGGCCATGTGTTCCCGATCATGGCGCAACCGGGCGGCGTACTCGTGCGCGCGGGCCACACCGAGGCCGGCTGCGACTTCACGGCGCTCGCGGGCCTCACGCCGGCCGCGGTGATCTGCGAGATCATCAAGGACGACGGGACGATGGCGCGCCTGCCCGACCTGATCGAATTCGCGAAGGAACACAACCTGAAGATCGGCACGATCGCCGATCTGATCCAATACCGCAGCCGCACCGAATCGATCATCGAGCGGATCGCCGAGCGCACGATGCAGACCGCGCACGGCACGTTCCGCGCGGTGCTGTACCGCGACCAGCCGAGCGGCTCGCCGCACATCGCGCTGGTGCGCGGCGCTCCGTCGCCCGATGTCGATACGCCGGTGCGCGTGCACGAGCCGCTGTCGGTGCTCGATCTGCTCGAGACGGGCATCTCGACCCACTCGTGGACGCTCGACGCCGCGATGCGCGACATCGCGGAACGCGACCTCGGCGTGATCGTGCTGCTCAACTGCGGCGATACGAAGGAACACCTGATCGACGTCTTCAAGGCGTTCGACGAGGAAGAAAGAGCTGCCGCGCTCAAGCGCCGGCCGGTCGATTTCAAGACGTTCGGCATCGGCGCACAGATCCTGCGCGATGTCGGCGTCGGCAAGATGCAGGTGCTGTCGAATCCGCGCAAGCTGGGCAGCATGTCCGGCTACGGCCTCGAAGTCACGGGCTTCATTCCGATGCCCGGCGGCGAAGCCAAGTCCTGCCCGGCGTCCCACGCGTAA
- the hemL gene encoding glutamate-1-semialdehyde 2,1-aminomutase — MSNNQILFERAQKTIPGGVNSPVRAFRSVGGTPRFVARAQGPYFWDADGKQYIDYIGSWGPMIVGHVHPEVLSAVQNVLADGFSFGAPTEAEIEIAEEICKLVPSIEQVRMVSSGTEATMSALRLARGFTGRSRIVKFEGCYHGHADSLLVKAGSGLLTFGNPTSAGVPADIAKHTTVLEYNNVAALEEAFGAFGDEIAAVIVEPVAGNMNLVRGTPEFLNALRALCTKHGAVLIFDEVMCGFRVALGGAQAYYGIAADLTCLGKVIGGGMPAAAFGGRRDIMAHLAPLGGVYQAGTLSGNPIAVAAGLKTLQLIQAPGFYDTLTAQTKRLADGLAAEARAAGVPFAADSIGAMFGLYFAERVPGSFAEVTKSDVERFNRFFHLMLDEGVYFAPSAYEAGFVSSTHDDAVIDATLAAARRAFAALAA, encoded by the coding sequence ATGTCCAACAATCAGATCCTCTTCGAACGCGCCCAGAAGACCATTCCGGGCGGCGTCAACTCGCCGGTGCGCGCCTTCCGCTCGGTCGGCGGCACGCCGCGCTTCGTCGCGCGCGCGCAAGGCCCGTATTTCTGGGATGCCGACGGCAAGCAGTACATCGACTACATCGGTTCGTGGGGCCCGATGATCGTCGGCCACGTCCATCCGGAAGTGCTGTCGGCCGTGCAGAACGTGCTCGCCGACGGCTTCTCGTTCGGCGCGCCGACCGAAGCCGAGATCGAGATCGCCGAGGAAATCTGCAAGCTCGTGCCGTCGATCGAGCAGGTACGGATGGTGTCGAGCGGCACCGAGGCGACGATGAGCGCGCTGCGTCTCGCGCGCGGCTTCACGGGCCGCAGCCGCATCGTCAAGTTCGAGGGCTGCTACCACGGCCACGCGGACAGCCTGCTGGTCAAGGCCGGCTCGGGCCTGCTGACGTTCGGCAACCCGACGTCGGCCGGCGTGCCCGCCGACATCGCGAAGCACACGACCGTCCTCGAATACAACAACGTCGCCGCGCTGGAAGAAGCGTTCGGCGCGTTCGGCGACGAGATCGCCGCGGTGATCGTCGAGCCGGTCGCCGGCAACATGAACCTCGTGCGCGGCACGCCCGAATTCCTGAACGCGCTGCGCGCGCTGTGCACGAAGCACGGCGCCGTGCTGATCTTCGACGAGGTGATGTGCGGGTTCCGCGTCGCGCTCGGCGGCGCGCAGGCGTACTACGGGATCGCGGCCGACCTCACCTGCCTCGGCAAGGTGATCGGCGGCGGGATGCCGGCCGCCGCGTTCGGCGGCCGCCGCGACATCATGGCCCACCTCGCGCCGCTCGGCGGCGTCTATCAGGCCGGCACGCTGTCGGGCAACCCGATCGCGGTCGCCGCGGGGCTGAAGACGCTGCAGCTGATCCAGGCGCCCGGCTTCTACGACACGCTCACCGCGCAGACGAAGCGGCTCGCCGACGGCCTCGCGGCCGAAGCACGCGCGGCCGGCGTGCCGTTCGCGGCCGACTCGATCGGCGCGATGTTCGGCCTGTACTTCGCCGAGCGCGTGCCGGGCAGCTTCGCGGAAGTCACCAAGAGCGACGTCGAGCGATTCAACCGCTTCTTCCACCTGATGCTCGACGAGGGCGTGTACTTCGCGCCGTCCGCGTACGAAGCCGGCTTCGTGTCGAGCACGCACGACGACGCGGTGATCGACGCGACGCTCGCGGCCGCGCGCCGCGCGTTCGCGGCACTCGCCGCCTGA
- a CDS encoding DUF1993 family protein yields MSISMYQASLPVLIRGLTNLQHILGKAQAHAAEKQIDPSVFIGARLYPDMLPLVRQVYIATDTAKGCAARLAGAEIPSYPDVEQTFDELHARIQKTIDYLKSFDAAQIDGSETRQIVLKMRVGPIEFTGQSYLLNFVLPNFFFHVTTAYDILRHSGVELGKLDYLGGRNEHA; encoded by the coding sequence ATGTCCATCTCGATGTACCAGGCTTCGCTGCCCGTCCTGATCCGCGGCCTCACCAACCTGCAGCACATCCTCGGCAAGGCACAGGCGCATGCGGCCGAAAAGCAGATCGATCCGTCGGTGTTCATCGGCGCACGCTTGTACCCGGACATGCTGCCGCTCGTCCGCCAGGTCTACATCGCGACCGATACGGCGAAGGGCTGCGCCGCGCGGCTCGCCGGCGCCGAGATCCCGAGCTACCCGGATGTCGAGCAGACCTTCGACGAACTGCACGCACGCATCCAGAAGACGATCGACTACCTGAAGAGCTTCGACGCCGCGCAGATCGACGGCAGCGAGACGCGCCAGATCGTGCTGAAGATGCGCGTCGGCCCGATCGAGTTCACCGGCCAGTCGTATCTGCTGAATTTCGTGCTGCCCAACTTCTTCTTCCACGTGACGACCGCGTACGACATCCTGCGCCACAGCGGCGTCGAGCTCGGCAAGCTGGACTACCTCGGCGGGCGCAACGAGCACGCGTGA
- a CDS encoding riboflavin synthase, which produces MFTGIVAAVGRIETIAPLGTSADTGVRLTVQAGGLDLTDVALGDSIAIQGACMTVIEKTDTTFDVDVSRESLNRTVGLAQPGEVNLEKALRAHDRLGGHIVSGHVDGLGTVSRFAPVGESHELRIVAPRELGRYLAYKGSITVNGVSLTVNTIDDRADGCEFSINLIPHTVEVTTLRHVKAGDKVNLEVDMIARYVERMLSASQGVHQD; this is translated from the coding sequence ATGTTTACCGGAATTGTCGCGGCCGTCGGCCGCATCGAAACGATCGCCCCGCTCGGCACGTCGGCCGATACGGGCGTGCGCCTGACCGTGCAGGCCGGCGGGCTCGATCTCACCGATGTCGCGTTGGGCGACAGCATCGCGATCCAGGGCGCGTGCATGACGGTGATCGAGAAGACCGACACCACGTTCGACGTCGACGTGTCGCGCGAAAGCCTGAACCGGACGGTTGGCCTCGCGCAGCCCGGCGAAGTGAACCTCGAGAAGGCGCTGCGCGCGCATGACCGCCTCGGCGGGCATATCGTGTCGGGCCATGTGGACGGCCTCGGTACCGTGTCGCGCTTCGCACCGGTCGGCGAGTCGCACGAACTGCGAATCGTCGCGCCGCGCGAACTCGGCCGCTATCTCGCGTACAAGGGGTCGATCACGGTGAACGGCGTCAGCCTGACCGTCAATACGATCGACGATCGCGCGGACGGCTGCGAATTCTCGATCAACCTGATTCCGCATACGGTCGAAGTCACGACGCTGCGTCACGTGAAGGCCGGCGACAAGGTCAATCTCGAAGTCGACATGATCGCGCGGTATGTGGAGCGGATGCTGTCGGCATCGCAGGGCGTGCATCAGGACTGA